Proteins encoded within one genomic window of Fragaria vesca subsp. vesca linkage group LG1, FraVesHawaii_1.0, whole genome shotgun sequence:
- the LOC101310753 gene encoding TMV resistance protein N-like, whose product MFGKLKLLSKEFVLRYLNTLRRDHPTITIEVPEDSTRIQTAPTSSSSAFEILREELLLLEASSSRPSSSCNYDVFLSFRGEDTRYGFTDHLYSALCRTGIDTFRDTEELPRGDSIAPELRKAIEESKFAVIILSPNYADSKWCLDELAYVLSCKKTRGLRVFPVFYHVEPSEIRKQTGKFGRAFVNHKKAFKDNTCKVDNWRQDLKEVADVSGWNAKDR is encoded by the coding sequence ATGTTCGGCAAACTTAAGCTCCTCTCTAAAGAGTTTGTACTTCGCTATCTTAATACTCTTCGAAGAGATCATCCTACTATTACTATTGAGGTTCCCGAAGATTCCACCCGGATCCAAACAGCACCTACATCATCTTCTTCCGCTTTTGAGATTTTAAGAGAGGAGCTCCTACTCCTAGAAGCTTCATCATCTAGGCCATCCTCTTCTTGCAATTACGATGTCTTCCTCAGTTTTAGGGGTGAGGACACCCGCTATGGCTTTACAGACCATTTATACAGCGCTTTATGCCGGACAGGAATTGATACATTTAGGGATACCGAAGAACTTCCGAGGGGAGATTCCATTGCACCTGAACTTCGAAAAGCAATTGAAGAATCAAAGTTTGCAGTTATCATTCTTTCCCCGAATTACGCTGATTCAAAATGGTGTTTAGATGAACTTGCATATGTTCTTTCCTGTAAGAAAACGAGAGGCCTGCGAGTTTTTCCGGTTTTTTATCATGTTGAACCATCCGAGATAAGAAAGCAAACCGGAAAATTTGGCAGGGCTTTTGTTAACCATAAAAAAGCTTTCAAGGACAATACATGCAAGGTGGACAATTGGAGGCAAGATCTAAAGGAAGTGGCCGATGTCTCTGGATGGAATGCGAAGGACAGGTGA
- the LOC101311047 gene encoding TMV resistance protein N-like yields the protein MDARVETVMSYLDLESEEVLTEGIWGMGGIGKTTLAIIANEVYQEIHNRFHTSGFVRNVRLQSPVVELQELVCKLSKKKVLLVLDDVDDLRQIEGLVPGGSAGEENFWGPGSRLIITTRDRRILTEFGVRNDKIYEVEKLNDEEASQLLCRKAFKNVNPPTEFAELTQSFLRYASGLPLAHEVLGSHLSGRSVYEWAEVLDKLDRDLNKDIFNVLQVSFDGLEDMDKQIFLDIACFFNGEDDARVEKILKGCGFSSRIGINILVNKCLVKIERGKLWMHDLLRCLGWHIVRRESPAHPGNRSRLWLDDNEHKYETRRSWRIEDARNVLTENTGTTAVESLFLSLPEKEVIRLNSDPFLTTSKLRLLKICNVNFKQDVPVQYPSIHLRLLEWHECPLESLSSWFSSRQRLVELKIPNSRIERLWDESVYQLNSLIHMDLSNCRCLTMTPDFSAVPNLETLILEDCTELSEVHWSTMRLQHLVLLNLKGCVNLKELPDIIELRCLRTFVLSGCTNLRVFPYTADHMETLIELFLDGTAIEHLIGLPYVHLRSLALLNLSGCKNLRKLPFSTRGITGMTSLKFLCLSSCSRMTTLSDDIHRLEFLEELDVCDTAIVRVPVSISSLKNFCVSMGALDYACRTFHQSLDLSENSFSSIPESICQLPELREISLRGCDNLESLPADPPASAENVDIRGCTRLNRSDKWMRLASDVGLRIRNCRKCNDRRPLMSLSVQFDEFHETPYP from the exons ATGGATGCACGTGTAGAAACAGTTATGTCTTACTTGGATCTAGAGTCGGAGGAGGTTCTTACCGAAGGTATTTGGGGGATGGGGGGCATTGGTAAGACCACCCTTGCAATCATCGCTAATGAAGTTTACCAAGAGATTCATAACCGATTTCATACTAGTGGCTTTGTTCGCAATGTCAGATTGCAATCACCAGTAGTTGAGTTGCAGGAACTTGTTTGCAA GTTATCAAAGAAAAAGGTGCTTCTTGTTCTAGACGACGTTGATGATTTAAGACAAATAGAAGGTTTAGTACCAGGAGGGTCGGCCGGTGAAGAGAACTTTTGGGGTCCTGGGAGTCGGCTCATTATAACAACTAGAGATAGAAGAATATTGACAGAGTTTGGAGTACGAAATGATAAGATCTATGAGGTTGAAAAATTGAATGATGAGGAAGCTTCTCAGCTTTTGTGTAGGAAAGCCTTCAAGAATGTCAATCCCCCAACAGAGTTTGCAGAGCTGACCCAGAGTTTTCTGAGATATGCTAGTGGCCTTCCTTTAGCTCATGAAGTTTTAGGGTCACACTTGTCTGGAAGAAGCGTCTATGAATGGGCAGAGGTACTGGATAAACTTGATAGAGATCTGAATAAAGACATTTTTAATGTGCTTCAAGTAAGTTTCGATGGATTAGAAGATATGGATAAACAGATTTTTCTAGACATTGCTTGTTTCTTCAATGGCGAGGATGATGCTCGTGTGGAAAAGATACTGAAAGGTTGTGGCTTTTCTTCCCGAATAGGAATAAATATCCTCGTCAACAAATGTCTGGTAAAAATTGAAAGGGGTAAACTGTGGATGCATGATTTACTAAGGTGCTTGGGTTGGCATATTGTCCGCAGAGAATCTCCTGCTCACCCCGGAAATCGGAGCAGACTGTGGCTCGATGACAACGAACACAAATATGAAACGAGAAGGTCGTGGCGTATTGAGGATGCTCGTAATGTTCTCACAGAAAATACG GGAACAACTGCTGTGGAAAGCTTATTTTTAAGCTTGCCTGAAAAAGAAGTAATCCGTTTGAACTCTGACCCATTCTTAACTACGAGCAAACTGAGATTGTTGAAGATTTGCAATGTGAACTTTAAGCAGGATGTGCCCGTACAATATCCCTCTATACACTTGCGGCTTTTGGAATGGCATGAATGTCCTCTAGAATCTCTGTCATCTTGGTTTTCATCGCGACAGAGGCTGGTTGAACTCAAGATTCCAAACAGCCGCATTGAAAGACTATGGGATGAATCG GTTTATCAGCTGAACTCGCTAATACACATGGATCTTTCCAACTGCCGATGTTTAACCATGACACCGGACTTCAGCGCGGTCCCAAATCTTGAGACATTGATCCTTGAAGATTGTACAGAGTTATCAGAGGTTCACTGGTCAACTATGCGTCTCCAACATCTGGTTTTATTGAATTTGAAAGGTTGTGTGAATCTAAAGGAGCTTCCAGATATAATCGAGTTGAGATGTCTTCGAACCTTTGTTCTTTCAGGATGTACAAACCTCAGAGTGTTTCCTTATACTGCGGACCACATGGAGACTTTGATTGAACTTTTTTTAGATGGCACGGCTATTGAACACCTGATAGGGCTACCATATGTGCATTTGAGAAGCCTTGCTTTACTAAATCTGAGCGGGTGCAAGAACCTCCGAAAACTTCCTTTCTCCACTAGGGGTATCACTGGTATGACATCCCTGAAGTTCCTCTGTTTGTCATCGTGTTCAAGGATGACAACACTGTCAGATGACATACACCGCTTGGAATTCTTAGAGGAGCTTGATGTGTGTGATACTGCTATAGTAAGAGTGCCCGTGTCCATTTCATCCCTTAAGAACTTCTGTGTTTCCATGGGTGCTCTGGATTACGCCTGCCGTACCTTCCACCAG AGTTTGGATTTGAGTGAAAACAGTTTCTCAAGCATACCTGAAAGCATCTGTCAACTTCCTGAGCTTAGAGAGATTTCTCTGCGTGGTTGTGACAATCTAGAGTCGTTGCCCGCAGATCCTCCAGCTTCAGCTGAAAATGTAGATATACGAGGTTGTACTAGGCTGAATCGTTCCGATAAGTGGATGAGATTGGCTTCAGATGTGGGTTTGCGTATCAGAAACTGTCGAAAATGCAATGATCGGCGCCCTCTCATGTCCTTGAGTGTGCAGTTCGATGAATTCCATGAAACTCCCTATCCTTAA
- the LOC101311328 gene encoding TMV resistance protein N-like: MDEFLATAEKKVLVEIVKLAQKRGMKGFEGYHPTVEVPEDSTQTQVLPLSSPSSSGLKLDQEIVPTNSTINVLVPSSSSSAFNLEKLLPEPSSSRSSTSWTYDVFLSFRGEDTRNNFTDHLYNALCRRGIDTFRDTEELQMGNSIAPELRKAIKGSQFAIIILSPMYATSSWCLDELAYILECKKVTGLPVFYHVKPSEVRKQTGNFGRAFTKHEKIFIDNICKVEKWRQALKEIADVSG, encoded by the exons ATGGATGAATTCCTCGCCACCGCAGAGAAAAAG GTGCTTGTGGAGATAGTGAAGTTGGCCCAGAAGCGAGGAATGAAGGGTTTTGAAG GATATCATCCTACAGTTGAGGTTCCAGAGGATTCCACCCAGACCCAAGTACTACCTTTATCGTCTCCTTCATCCTCCGGTTTGAAACTTGATCAGGAAATAGTTCCAACAAACTCTACCATCAATGTACTAGTACCTTCATCATCTTCTTCCGCCTTTAATTTGGAAAAGCTTCTTCCAGAGCCTTCATCATCTAGGTCATCTACGTCTTGGACTTATGATGTCTTCCTCAGTTTCAGGGGTGAGGACACCCGCAATAATTTTACAGATCATTTATACAATGCTCTGTGCCGGAGAGGTATTGATACATTTAGGGATACGGAAGAACTTCAGATGGGAAATTCCATTGCACCAGAACTTCGGAAAGCAATTAAAGGATCACAGTTTGCAATCATCATTCTTTCCCCCATGTACGCTACTTCATCATGGTGTCTAGATGAACTTGCATATATTCTTGAATGCAAGAAAGTGACAGGCCTTCCGGTTTTTTATCATGTCAAACCATCTGAGGTAAGAAAGCAAACCGGAAATTTTGGCAGGGCTTTTACTAAGCATGAAAAGATATTCATTGACAATATATGCAAGGTGGAAAAGTGGAGGCAAGCTTTAAAGGAAATAGCCGATGTCTCTGGGTGA
- the LOC101311624 gene encoding protein SUPPRESSOR OF npr1-1, CONSTITUTIVE 1-like, whose protein sequence is MDARVETVVSYLDLGSDKVLTIGIWGMGGIGKTTLAKEVYKEIHNLFHVSGFVRNVRLQSQVELQKLVCESFFGDGYVDTVKKGSKWTRLLQKKVLLVLDDVDDLKQITNLVPGGSACEENFWGPGSRLIITTRDRRTLTELGVLEHKIYEVEKLNDKEAYQLLCRKAFKKVNPPKEFVELSKSFLKYACGLPLAHEVLGSHLSGRNADEWPEVLDRLDEDLDKDIFSVLQISFDGLHTVDKKIFLDIACFFNGEDVVRVKKILKGCGFSSRIGITNLVDKSLVKIEKGKVWMHDLLQCLGWHIVRRESPFPGKRSRLWLDDNAHKYETRRSWRVEDACNVLTENTGTTAVESLFLSLPEKEVIRLNSDPFLTMSKLRLLKIWNVNFVDVLLSYPSKKLRLLEWHECPLKSLFSWFTSELLLVELKLPNSRIERLWDVSVYQVINTLVHMDLSYCQYLIMTPHLGAVPNLETLILEGCTELLEVVGYSYMHLPHLVLLNLKGCVSLRKLPEIMNLTSLRTFILSGCTNLREFPQIVGNMDSLELYLDGTAFGYLPEQLRGLILLSLRGCKNLQKLPLSICSMTSLKFLYLSSCSSIQTLPEDIGHLEHLEELDMCETAIREVPESISSLKNLKLLCFHGCAELRMP, encoded by the exons ATGGATGCACGTGTAGAAACAGTGGTGTCTTACTTGGATCTAGGGTCAGATAAGGTTCTTACCATAGGTATTTGGGGGATGGGGGGCATTGGTAAGACTACCCTTGCAAAAGAAGTTTACAAGGAGATTCATAACCTATTTCATGTTAGTGGCTTTGTTCGCAATGTTAGATTGCAATCACAAGTGGAGTTGCAGAAACTTGTTTGTGAGTCTTTCTTTGGGGATGGTTACGTAGACACTGTTAAAAAGGGTTCAAAATGGACCAGGTTATTACAGAAAAAGGTGCTTCTTGTTCTAGACGATGTTGATGACTTAAAACAAATTACAAATTTAGTACCAGGAGGATCGGCCTGTGAAGAGAACTTTTGGGGTCCAGGGAGTCGACTCATTATAACAACTAGAGATAGAAGAACATTGACAGAGCTTGGAGTTCTAGAACATAAAATCTATGAGGTTGAAAAACTAAATGATAAGGAAGCTTATCAGCTTCTGTGTCGGAAAGCCTTCAAGAAGGTCAATCCCCCCAAGGAGTTTGTAGAGCTGTCCAAGAGTTTTCTGAAATATGCTTGTGGCCTTCCTTTAGCTCATGAAGTTCTAGGGTCACACTTGTCTGGAAGAAACGCAGATGAATGGCCAGAGGTACTGGATAGACTTGATGAAGATCTGGATAAAGACATTTTTAGTGTGCTTCAAATAAGTTTTGATGGATTACATACTGTAGATAAAAAGATCTTTCTAGACATTGCTTGTTTCTTCAATGGCGAGGATGTTGTTCGTGTGAAGAAGATACTGAAAGGTTGTGGATTTTCTTCCCGAATAGGAATAACTAACCTCGTTGACAAATCTCTGGTTAAAATTGAAAAGGGTAAAGTGTGGATGCATGATTTACTACAGTGCTTGGGTTGGCATATTGTTCGTAGAGAATCTCCTTTCCCTGGAAAACGCAGCAGGTTGTGGCTTGATGACAATGCACACAAATATGAAACCAGAAGGTCATGGCGTGTTGAGGATGCTTGTAATGTTCTCACGGAAAATACG GGAACAACTGCTGTTGAAAGCTTATTCTTAAGCTTGCCTGAAAAAGAAGTAATCCGTTTGAACTCTGACCCGTTCTTAACTATGAGCAAACTGAGGTTGTTGAAAATCTGGAATGTGAACTTTGTGGATGTGCTCTTATCTTATCCCTCTAAAAAATTACGGCTTTTGGAATGGCATGAATGTCCTCTAAAATCTCTATTTTCTTGGTTTACATCTGAACTACTGCTGGTTGAACTCAAGTTACCAAACAGCCGCATTGAAAGATTATGGGATGTATCG GTTTATCAGGTGATCAACACGCTAGTACACATGGATCTTTCCTACTGCCAATATTTAATTATGACCCCACACTTGGGTGCGGTCCCAAATCTTGAGACATTGATTCTTGAAGGTTGTACAGAGTTATTAGAGGTTGTCGGCTATTCATATATGCATCTTCCACATCTGGTTCTATTGAATTTGAAAGGTTGCGTGAGTCTAAGGAAGCTTCCAGAGATAATGAACTTGACATCTCTTCGAACCTTTATTCTTTCAGGATGTACAAACCTCCGAGAGTTTCCTCAGATAGTGGGAAACATGGATTCTTTAGAACTTTATTTAGATGGCACGGCTTTCGGATATCTTCCTGAGCAGCTGAGAGGCCTTATTTTACTATCTCTTAGAGGCTGCAAGAACCTCCAGAAACTTCCTCTCTCCATTTGTAGTATGACATCCCTGAAGTTTCTCTATTTGTCATCATGTTCAAGTATACAAACACTGCCAGAAGATATAGGCCATTTGGAACACTTGGAGGAGCTTGATATGTGCGAAACTGCTATAAGAGAAGTGCCCGAGTCCATTTCATCTCTTAAGAATCTCAAACTTCTGTGTTTCCATGGATGCGCTGAGTTACGCATGCCGTAA
- the LOC101309085 gene encoding small RNA degrading nuclease 3-like, translating into MEDFLATAEKKVLVEIVKVAQKRGMKGSKGDWKQFLTSYDKKFGSSLSDPGKRSTDVLTSFVRSFDNQDDLQLFARVVECNSNRQGVAQFLNNSPANESQEQKLVRVTLEHPQYPIDYAFPSHNQDWVVTKLKKKSKEMISNVMLAVDCEMVLCEDGTEALVRVCVVDRNLEVKLDELVNPDKEVADYRTEITGVAASELAGVTCTLADIQKSFKKLLSDGTILIGHSLCNDLQALKIDHKMVIDTAYVFRYSDGPIYRKPSLNNLCKAVLGYEVRKKGSPHNCLDDACAAMKLVLAKVEREVGDTIPSVQEDVPEINTAKLLLHRIPRTVPSNELHKAIPGNFTLEVKKPSIKAKGDIYSAFATFKNEQEAQLAYEKLKGTQEEDSTGKPQKLIEFKVSTGVITDFYVRKMAHNGSLDQVSSKRALEVEENTGANKKQKTGQTIEDETMPDLDHCCDHLKEIERLKEEQEKLLKQCSDQLKDIEGLKQEIKNREYEISMLKKSQVPEEQEKRLHKKKDKKKRK; encoded by the exons ATGGAAGATTTCCTCGCCACCGCAGAGAAAAAG GTGCTTGTGGAGATAGTGAAGGTTGCCCAGAAGCGAGGAATGAAGGGTTCTAAAGGTGACTGGAAGCAGTTCCTGACTAGCTATGATAAAAAATTCGGGTCCAGCTTGAGTGACCCTGGTAAAAGGTCAACCGATGTGTTGACTTCTTTTGTTAGGAGTTTTGATAATCAGGATGACTTGCAG CTATTTGCCAGAGTTGTAGAATGCAATTCGAATCGACAAGGTGTGGCTCAGTTCTTGAACAACTCTCCCGCAAATGAGTCCCAGGAGCAG AAGCTTGTCCGTGTCACTCTTGAGCACCCGCAGTATCCAATTGACTATGCGTTCCCGTCACATAACCAG GACTGGGTAGTTACGAAGCTCAAGAAGAAGTCAAAGGAGATGATATCAAATGTGATGCTTGCTGTTGATTGCGAGATGGTTCTATGTGAAGATGGAACTGAAGCTTTAGTGAGGGTGTGTGTTGTGGATCGGAACTTAGAG GTTAAACTGGATGAACTAGTGAACCCTGACAAAGAAGTTGCCGATTACAGAACTGAGATTACAGGAGTGGCTGCATCAGAGTTGGCTGGAGTTACTTGTACTTTAGCTGATATACAG AAATCGTTCAAGAAGTTGCTGTCAGATGGGACTATCTTAATTGGGCACAGTTTGTGTAACGACCTGCAGG CATTGAAGATAGACCATAAAATGGTGATTGATACCGCATATGTATTTAGATACTCGGACGGGCCTATTTATAGAAAGCCTTCGTTGAATAATTTGTGCAAG GCTGTGTTGGGCTATGAAGTTAGGAAGAAAGGTTCTCCACATAATTGTCTAGATGATGCCTGTGCTGCAATGAAACTTGTTCTTGCTAAGGTGGAGCGTGAAGTTGGTGATACCATTCCATCAGTTCAGGAGGAT GTACCTGAAATTAATACTGCCAAGCTACTCCTTCACAGGATACCAAGAACAGTGCCTTCAAATGAGTTGCATAAAGCCATACCTGGGAACTTCACCTTAGAAGTCAAG AAGCCATCAATTAAAGCCAAAGGAGATATATATTCTGCTTTTGCTACATTTAAGAATGAACAAGAAGCGCAGCTAGCATATGAAAAACTCAAAGGCACCCAAGAAGAG GACTCAACTGGAAAGCCACAAAAACTTATTGAATTTAAGGTCAGCACAGGGGTAATTACTGATTTCTATGTTCGTAAAATGGCACATAATGGTTCCTTAGACCAAGTCTCTTCTAAGAGAGCTCTCGAAGTTGAGGAGAACACAGGTGCAAATAAGAAACAAAAGACAGGTCAGACAATAGAAGATGAGACTATGCCAGACTTAGACCACTGTTGTGATCATCTCAAAGAGATAGAAAGATTGAAGGAAGAACAAGAAAAGCTATTGAAACAGTGCTCAGATCAGTTAAAAGATATTGAAGGATTGAAGCAAGAAATTAAAAATAGGGAATATGAAATTTCTATGCTGAAGAAGAGCCAAGTTCCAGAAGAACAAGAAAAAAGGCTGCATAAGAAAAAGGACAAGAAGAAACGGAAATAA
- the LOC101311915 gene encoding putative tyrosine-protein phosphatase TPTE-like, with translation MDEKSSDPSPQPAAVPYAQDNATQNAERPKGVSGALGSFTKGILNRSQSAVKAVQVKARHLVSQNKRRYQEGGFDLDMTYITENIIAMGFPAGDISSGFFGYVEGFYRNHMEEVIRFFETNHKGHYKVYNLCSERLYDASRFEGKAASFPFDDHNCPPIQLIGSFCQSAHSWLKEDIENVVVVHCKAGMARTGVMICSLLLYLKFFPTAEEAMYYYNNKRCVDGKAMVLPSQIRYVKYFDIISRKFNGECPPRRCMLRGFRIHNCPYWVRPCITVSDHNGILFSSRKHSKTKDLMPEDFWISARKKGIIVFALPGEPGLAELAGDFKIYFHDRHGDFYCWLNTTTENNRIFLKADDLDGFDKRKLPSPRFQVEVVLVDYRGTSTVPKAESLSRKPDGSSNDASASSGGDAANLNQGKKDGDDVFSDSEGEESGDRKGRLAEANIKAGTTAPDHSSNTTGKQMETSAQTVDNPGNGSFQKQTSDRAGNSGAEDIRAIAADASVFSFGDEDFDSE, from the exons ATGGATGAGAAATCCAGTGACCCATCACCTCAACCTGCTGCCGTTCCATATGCTCAAGATAATGCCACTCAAAATGCTGAGAGGCCAAAGGGGGTTTCTGGGGCTCTTGGATCGTTTACGAAAGGTATACTTAACAGATCGCAGTCTGCAGTCAAGGCTGTGCAGGTCAAGGCTCGCCATCTCGTCTCTCAAAACAAAAGAAGATACCAG GAGGGTGGTTTTGATTTAGATATGACATATATTACTGAAAATATAATTGCTATGGGTTTCCCGGCTGGAGATATAAGTTCTGGCTTTTTCGGATATGTTGAG GGGTTTTATCGGAATCATATGGAAGAAGTGATCAGATTTTTTGAAACTAATCACAAG GGACATTATAAAGTATACAATCTTTGTTCAGAGAGGTTATATGATGCATCGCGATTTGAGGGGAAG GCTGCAAGTTTCCCATTTGATGATCATAACTGCCCCCCAATTCAACTTATTGGATCCTTCTGTCAAAGTGCTCATTCATGGTTAAAGGAGGATATTGAAAATGTTGTGGTTGTTCATTGTAAAGCTGGTATGGCAAGGACAGGAGTAATGATATGTAGCCTTCTCCTATACCTTAAG TTCTTTCCTACGGCTGAGGAGGCCATGTATTACTATAACAATAAAAGATGTGTAGATGGAAAGGCTATGGTTCTTCCGAGTCAGATT AGGTACGTGAAATATTTTGACATTATCTCAAGAAAATTCAATGGAGAATGTCCTCCTCGAAG GTGCATGCTCAGGGGATTCCGGATTCACAACTGCCCTTATTGGGTTAGGCCCTGCATTACAGTCTCTGATCATAATG GAATTTTGTTCTCATCAAGAAAGCACTCAAAAACAAAAGATCTAATG CCAGAAGATTTCTGGATCAGTGCACGGAAGAAAGGGATAATCGTTTTCGCTCTACCAGGGGAGCCTGGTCTTGCAGAGTTAGCGGGGGATTTCAAAATCTATTTCCATGATCGCCATGGGGATTTCTATTG CTGGTTAAATACGACGACAGAAAACAACAGAATATTCTTAAAAGCAGATGATCTCGATGGTTTTGACAAG AGAAAATTACCGTCTCCAAGATTCCAGGTTGAAGTGGTCCTTGTAGACTATAGGGGCACTTCTACAGTACCTAAAGCAGAGTCTTTAAGTAGAAAACCCGATGGTAGCTCAAATGATGCCTCTGCTTCAAGTGGTGGTGATGCAGCCAATCTGAATCAAGGAAAAAAAGATGGTGATGATGTATTTTCGGATAGTGAGGGAGAGGAGTCTGGGGATAGAAAGGGCAGGCTAGCAGAAGCTAATATCAAAGCTGGGACTACAGCACCTGATCATTCGTCCAACACAACAGGAAAGCAAATGGAAACTTCAGCTCAAACTGTGGATAATCCAGGCAATGGATCTTTTCAAAAACAAACTTCTGACAGGGCAGGAAATTCTGGAGCAGAAGATATTAGAGCAATAGCTGCTGATGCCTCAGTTTTCTCTTTTGGGGATGAAGATTTTGACAGTGAATGA
- the LOC101309667 gene encoding protein RER1A-like codes for MDPGAAGVGLAAATTADDPPSSSLGSSTPLDAVQAWTFGVSRRYQHLLDKSTPHVLHRWLGTLAVALVYVLRVYLVEGFYVVSYGLGIYLLNLLIGFLSPQVDPEIHDLSDGPSLPTRGSDEFRPFVRRLPEFKFWYSITKAFCIAFVMTFFSAFDVPVFWPILLFYWLVLFVLTMRRQIIHMIKYKYVPFSVGKQRYDGKKASASETTTLLPRD; via the exons ATGGACCCCGGAGCGGCGGGCGTCGGTCTCGCCGCGGCCACCACCGCCGACGACCCCCCGTCGTCGTCTCTTGGATCGTCAACGCCACTCGACGCCGTCCAGGCCTGGACCTTCGGCGTCTCCCGCCGTTACCAGCACCTGCTCGACAAGTCGACGCCGCACGTGCTCCACCGCTGGCTAGGCACCCTCGCCGTGGCCCTGGTCTACGTCCTCCGCGTCTACCTCGTCGAAGGATTCTACGTCGTGTCGTACGGGCTAGGGATCTACCTCCTCAACTTGCTCATCGGCTTTCTCTCTCCTCAGGTCGACCCGGAGATCCACGACCTCTCCGACGGGCCCTCCCTCCCCACTCGCGGATCCGACGAGTTCCGCCCCTTCGTCCGCCGCCTCCCCGAGTTTAAATTCTG GTACTCTATTACAAAGGCGTTTTGCATTGCTTTCGTGATGACATTCTTCAGTGCTTTCGATGTGCCGGTGTTCTGGCCTATTCTTCTGTTTTACTGGCTGGTGCTGTTTGTTCTCACAATGAGGAGGCAGATCATTCACATGATCAAGTACAAATATGTTCCTTTCTCGGTTGGGAAGCAG CGGTACGATGGGAAGAAAGCTTCTGCGTCGGAAACCACAACCCTCCTACCGAGGGATTAG